Proteins encoded by one window of Halomonas sp. Bachu 37:
- the thiS gene encoding sulfur carrier protein ThiS: protein MQIQLNGEPHALNSTITAADLVAQLGLAGRRIAVEINEQIVPRSQLAETRLADGDQVEIVHAIGGG, encoded by the coding sequence ATGCAGATTCAACTCAACGGCGAACCGCATGCATTGAACTCCACCATTACCGCTGCCGATCTTGTCGCCCAGCTGGGGCTGGCGGGTCGACGTATCGCGGTGGAGATCAACGAACAGATCGTGCCACGCAGCCAGCTGGCAGAAACACGCCTTGCCGACGGCGACCAGGTGGAGATCGTCCACGCTATCGGCGGTGGTTAA